In Burkholderiales bacterium, a single genomic region encodes these proteins:
- a CDS encoding tryptophan 2,3-dioxygenase, whose translation MEFRDLEPGIHTDLRDRMTYGGYLRLDRLLDAQEPRSRDADGAPLHDELLFIVQHQVSELWMKLAIHEIRAAILRVRADRLSECFKILARVKLVQRQLFEQWAVLETLTPSEYEAIRPSLGTSSGFQSLQYRVLEFLLGNKQAGMLDVFRHDPDALAELDATLHAPSLYDEFLRHLARRGLPVPPECVERDWAQPWQRCPELVPVLREIYADPRRWWDAYDMCEKLVDIEEAFQLWRFRHLKTVERIIGHKPGTGGSSGVAFLKRALDIRFFPELIDVRGEIGAR comes from the coding sequence ATGGAGTTCCGCGACCTCGAGCCCGGCATCCACACCGACCTGCGCGATCGGATGACCTACGGCGGGTATCTCCGCCTCGATCGCCTGCTCGACGCGCAGGAGCCGCGCTCCCGCGACGCCGACGGCGCGCCGCTGCACGACGAGCTGCTGTTCATCGTGCAGCACCAGGTGTCGGAACTCTGGATGAAGCTCGCGATCCACGAGATCCGCGCCGCCATCCTCCGCGTGCGCGCCGATCGGCTCTCCGAGTGCTTCAAGATCCTCGCGCGCGTGAAACTCGTCCAGCGCCAGCTCTTCGAGCAGTGGGCGGTGCTCGAGACGCTCACGCCGTCGGAGTACGAGGCGATCCGTCCCTCGCTCGGCACGTCGTCCGGATTCCAGTCGCTCCAGTACCGGGTGCTCGAGTTCCTGCTCGGCAACAAGCAGGCCGGCATGCTCGACGTCTTCCGCCACGACCCGGACGCGCTCGCCGAACTCGACGCGACGCTCCACGCGCCTTCGCTCTACGACGAGTTCCTGCGCCACCTCGCGCGGCGCGGACTTCCCGTGCCGCCGGAGTGCGTGGAACGCGACTGGGCGCAGCCCTGGCAGCGCTGTCCGGAACTGGTGCCGGTCTTGCGCGAGATCTACGCCGATCCGCGCCGCTGGTGGGACGCCTACGACATGTGCGAGAAGCTCGTCGACATCGAGGAGGCGTTCCAGCTCTGGCGCTTCCGCCACCTGAAGACGGTCGAACGGATCATCGGGCACAAGCCGGGCACCGGCGGCTCGTCGGGCGTCGCGTTCCTGAAGCGCGCGCTCGACATCCGGTTCTTCCCCGAGCTCATCGACGTGCGCGGCGAGATCGGCGCGCGCTGA
- a CDS encoding alpha/beta fold hydrolase, translating to MPKPARPAAVALAACLALAGCGTERDAGRALVLADCRLPHLAAAARCGSVGVPEDRAKADGRTIAIHVAVLPANTRSPHPDPFVILAGGPGQAASELAPFAARLAAIRRTRDVVLIDQRGTGRSSPLDCAAYSEAGMRAAMLEADPLPRARACVAELARAGVDPSLYTTAAFVADLEDVRHALGAPRWNLWGGSYGTRVALEYLRRHPDRVRTVTLDAVVSPDMMISLDVWTARERALDHLFERCRATPACARVLPDPDATLKAIARNLARAGTTIAIDDPATGERVDVPASTDLVVGLLQPLLYAPETAALVPALLDRAREGDYAPLVAAAGAFTGSVLEQLNLPLHYSVTCAEDTSRVGLGLRRQALRGARSARIARGALGVCDVWPAGPAPLDAHSPVVGDVPALILSGGLDPVTPPSRGDEVAKSLTHSRHVVAPGYGHIVSPHACGPRLLAAFVEDAGFARLPVDCVRQFESSVPPALWTGVLGPAPR from the coding sequence ATGCCGAAGCCCGCCCGCCCCGCGGCCGTCGCGCTCGCAGCGTGCCTCGCGCTCGCAGGCTGCGGCACGGAGCGCGATGCCGGGCGCGCGCTCGTCCTCGCGGATTGCCGGCTGCCGCACCTCGCGGCTGCCGCGCGCTGCGGCAGCGTCGGCGTGCCGGAGGATCGTGCGAAAGCCGACGGTCGCACGATCGCGATCCACGTGGCGGTGCTGCCGGCCAACACGCGCTCGCCCCATCCGGATCCGTTCGTCATCCTCGCCGGAGGGCCGGGCCAGGCCGCGAGCGAACTCGCGCCGTTCGCCGCGCGTCTCGCCGCGATCCGGCGCACGCGCGATGTAGTTCTGATCGACCAGCGCGGCACCGGTCGGAGTTCGCCGCTCGACTGCGCCGCCTACTCCGAAGCGGGCATGCGCGCCGCGATGCTCGAGGCCGATCCGCTGCCGCGCGCCCGGGCGTGCGTGGCCGAACTCGCGCGCGCAGGCGTCGATCCGAGCCTCTACACGACGGCCGCGTTCGTCGCGGATCTCGAGGACGTGCGGCACGCGCTCGGCGCGCCGCGCTGGAACCTGTGGGGCGGCAGCTACGGCACGCGCGTCGCGCTCGAATACCTGCGCCGCCATCCGGATCGCGTGCGCACCGTGACCCTCGACGCCGTCGTGTCCCCGGACATGATGATCAGCCTCGACGTGTGGACCGCGCGCGAGCGCGCGCTCGACCATCTGTTCGAGCGCTGCCGCGCGACGCCGGCGTGCGCGAGGGTCCTGCCCGATCCGGATGCGACGCTCAAGGCCATCGCGCGCAACCTCGCACGCGCGGGCACGACGATCGCGATCGACGACCCGGCGACCGGCGAGAGGGTCGACGTGCCCGCGTCGACCGACCTCGTGGTCGGGCTCCTGCAGCCTCTTCTCTACGCGCCGGAGACCGCCGCGCTGGTCCCCGCCCTGCTCGACCGCGCCCGCGAGGGCGACTACGCGCCGCTGGTCGCCGCCGCCGGCGCGTTCACGGGCAGCGTGCTCGAGCAACTGAATCTGCCGCTGCACTATTCGGTCACCTGCGCCGAGGACACCTCGCGCGTCGGACTGGGCCTGCGCAGGCAGGCCCTGCGCGGCGCGCGCTCCGCCCGGATCGCCCGCGGGGCGCTTGGCGTCTGCGACGTGTGGCCCGCCGGACCGGCGCCGCTCGACGCGCACTCGCCGGTCGTCGGCGACGTGCCGGCGCTGATCCTCTCGGGCGGGCTCGACCCGGTGACCCCGCCCTCGCGGGGCGACGAGGTCGCGAAGTCGCTCACGCACTCGCGGCACGTCGTCGCGCCCGGGTATGGCCACATCGTGTCGCCGCACGCCTGCGGACCGCGCCTCCTCGCCGCGTTCGTCGAGGACGCGGGATTCGCGCGGCTGCCGGTGGACTGCGTCAGGCAGTTCGAGAGCTCGGTTCCGCCCGCGCTGTGGACCGGCGTGCTCGGGCCTGCGCCACGATGA
- a CDS encoding ATP-binding cassette domain-containing protein yields MIAVEALTKTFGRRGEVRALDGVSFTAPAGAITGLLGPNGAGKTTLQRILATLVVPDAGRATIDGRDVVSDRPEVRRRLGVLSDARGLYPRLTGRENIAYYAALHGMPSDVRDRRIGALVADLGLDDIADRRAQGYSQGERMKVAIARALVHDPDTILLDEPTNGLDIMSVRALRDLLRGLRKGGKTLLFSSHVMQEVGALCDRIVILGHGRVVASGTAAELVAQAGSATLEDAFVALLGSGEGLAA; encoded by the coding sequence ATGATCGCGGTCGAAGCGCTCACCAAGACCTTCGGCCGGCGCGGCGAGGTGCGCGCGCTCGACGGCGTGTCGTTCACCGCACCCGCCGGGGCGATCACCGGCTTGCTCGGACCCAACGGCGCCGGCAAGACGACGCTGCAGCGCATCCTCGCGACGCTGGTCGTGCCGGACGCCGGACGCGCGACGATCGACGGACGCGACGTCGTGTCCGACCGCCCGGAGGTGCGCCGCCGCCTGGGCGTGCTCTCCGATGCGCGCGGACTGTATCCGCGCCTCACCGGCCGCGAGAACATCGCGTACTACGCCGCGCTCCACGGCATGCCGTCCGACGTGCGCGACCGCCGCATCGGCGCACTCGTGGCGGACCTCGGGCTGGACGACATCGCCGACCGGCGGGCGCAGGGCTACTCGCAGGGCGAGCGGATGAAAGTCGCGATTGCGCGCGCGCTCGTGCACGATCCGGACACCATCCTGCTGGACGAACCCACCAACGGTCTCGACATCATGAGCGTGCGCGCGCTGCGCGACCTGCTCCGGGGCCTCCGCAAGGGCGGCAAGACGCTGCTGTTCAGCTCGCACGTGATGCAGGAAGTCGGCGCGCTGTGCGACCGCATCGTCATCCTCGGTCACGGCAGGGTGGTCGCGAGCGGCACGGCGGCCGAACTCGTCGCCCAGGCGGGCAGCGCGACGCTCGAGGACGCGTTCGTCGCGCTGCTCGGCAGCGGCGAGGGACTCGCGGCATGA
- a CDS encoding ABC transporter permease translates to MKRAVTIARKELVETFRDRRAVVVTLLSAALAGPLFLALIFNMIAGQGERARTLVLPVDGAERAPALVAFLEREGVTIAPMPADAANRIRAGDLDVAMAIDPSFPQQVAEGRPAKVRLLYDRSRDRARASIEQAEGLLRAYAAQWGRQRLFARGIAPSVASPLDVVAEDLATPQQSGAFVLFLVAYYGLFAALMGGMPVALDTTAGERERQSLEPLLATPASPAEIVAGKWAAVAAFAALVVVVTLTGFTLTLRFAPLPPVGIPFLFGGREFVRFLVILAPMILLMPAALLFLASRARTIKEAQTNLSLLLFVVSVLPVAQIFLQRREPDWLVAVPVSGQYLLLNRALRGEALAIADLVLSWGLPVALIGCAWWATARRYADESILASR, encoded by the coding sequence ATGAAGCGCGCCGTCACGATCGCGCGGAAGGAACTCGTCGAGACGTTCCGCGACCGGCGCGCCGTCGTGGTGACGCTGCTCTCGGCAGCACTCGCCGGTCCGCTGTTCCTCGCGCTGATCTTCAACATGATCGCCGGACAGGGCGAGCGGGCCCGCACACTGGTCCTGCCGGTCGACGGCGCGGAGCGCGCACCCGCGCTCGTCGCGTTCCTCGAGCGCGAAGGCGTCACGATCGCGCCGATGCCTGCGGACGCCGCGAACCGCATCCGCGCGGGCGACCTCGACGTCGCGATGGCGATCGACCCGTCGTTCCCGCAGCAGGTGGCCGAAGGCCGGCCGGCCAAGGTGCGGCTCCTCTACGATCGTTCCCGCGACCGCGCCCGCGCCTCGATCGAACAGGCCGAGGGGCTGCTGCGTGCCTACGCCGCCCAATGGGGCCGGCAGCGCCTCTTCGCGCGCGGCATCGCGCCGTCGGTCGCGTCGCCGCTCGACGTCGTCGCCGAGGACCTCGCCACGCCGCAGCAGTCGGGTGCGTTCGTGCTCTTCCTCGTCGCCTACTACGGCTTGTTCGCGGCATTGATGGGCGGCATGCCGGTCGCGCTCGACACGACCGCCGGCGAACGCGAGCGGCAATCGCTCGAACCGCTGCTCGCGACGCCCGCGTCGCCGGCGGAGATCGTCGCGGGCAAATGGGCCGCGGTCGCCGCATTCGCGGCGCTCGTGGTCGTCGTCACGTTGACCGGTTTCACGCTGACGCTGCGGTTCGCCCCGCTCCCGCCGGTCGGCATTCCGTTCCTGTTCGGGGGGCGCGAGTTCGTCCGCTTCCTCGTGATCCTCGCCCCGATGATCCTTCTCATGCCCGCGGCGCTGCTGTTCCTCGCGAGCCGCGCGCGCACCATCAAGGAGGCGCAGACCAACCTGTCGCTGCTGCTGTTCGTCGTCTCGGTGCTGCCGGTCGCCCAGATCTTCCTGCAGCGGCGCGAACCGGACTGGCTCGTCGCCGTCCCGGTCTCCGGCCAGTACCTGCTGCTCAACCGCGCGCTGCGCGGCGAGGCGCTCGCGATTGCCGACCTCGTGTTGTCGTGGGGATTGCCGGTCGCGCTGATCGGTTGCGCGTGGTGGGCGACGGCGCGGCGCTACGCGGACGAGTCGATCCTCGCGAGCCGTTGA
- a CDS encoding tripartite tricarboxylate transporter substrate binding protein yields the protein MVGDGAALRGRVDPREPLIPGHATLPIPSAPLMTMALQSLRVLLLAAGLAGVPSTTLAQAQEWPARPIQIVVPFVPGGYVDTYARVVAARLGPALGQSVVVENRPGASGNTGSAQVAKAAPDGYTFLVTAINTHAVNLSLYRDLPFHPVRDFTPVALIAEGASAWIVPATVDVSTVDELVALARAQPGKLSYASAGVGTLGHLMISWMASREGIRMIHVPYKGENDALLAALRGDVTLAQVSVASVVPHVAEGRIRVIATTGSTRAAPMPNVPTIAESLPGISGTAWIGMFAPANLPPGIAARVNAEVDRIMTSDEIRQRLVASALVHPTMTPAQFGDFQQAEIAKWAKVVQSNGIRIE from the coding sequence GTGGTGGGCGACGGCGCGGCGCTACGCGGACGAGTCGATCCTCGCGAGCCGTTGATTCCGGGACATGCGACACTACCCATCCCCTCCGCCCCCCTCATGACCATGGCCCTGCAGAGTCTCCGCGTTCTGCTCCTCGCCGCAGGTCTCGCCGGCGTTCCTTCGACGACGCTCGCGCAGGCGCAGGAGTGGCCGGCCAGGCCGATCCAGATCGTCGTGCCCTTCGTCCCGGGCGGTTACGTGGACACCTACGCCCGCGTGGTGGCGGCGCGCCTCGGTCCGGCGCTCGGCCAGTCCGTGGTCGTCGAGAATCGGCCGGGCGCCAGCGGAAACACCGGCAGCGCCCAGGTCGCCAAGGCGGCACCCGACGGCTACACGTTCCTCGTCACGGCGATCAACACCCATGCGGTGAACCTGTCCCTCTATCGCGATCTGCCGTTTCATCCGGTGCGCGACTTCACCCCGGTCGCCCTGATCGCCGAGGGCGCGTCCGCATGGATCGTCCCGGCGACGGTTGACGTCTCGACCGTCGACGAACTGGTCGCGCTCGCCCGGGCGCAGCCGGGCAAGCTGAGCTACGCGAGTGCCGGCGTGGGGACGCTCGGCCACCTGATGATTTCGTGGATGGCGTCGCGCGAGGGGATCCGGATGATCCACGTCCCCTACAAGGGGGAAAATGATGCGCTGCTCGCCGCGCTGCGCGGCGACGTGACGCTGGCACAGGTCTCGGTCGCTTCCGTCGTGCCTCATGTTGCCGAGGGCAGGATTCGTGTCATCGCGACCACCGGATCGACACGCGCGGCGCCGATGCCGAATGTCCCGACCATCGCGGAATCCCTGCCCGGCATCTCCGGCACCGCGTGGATCGGCATGTTCGCCCCTGCGAACCTGCCGCCCGGGATCGCGGCACGGGTGAACGCCGAGGTCGACAGGATCATGACGTCCGACGAGATCCGCCAGCGTCTGGTCGCGAGCGCGCTGGTCCATCCGACCATGACGCCTGCGCAGTTCGGCGATTTTCAGCAGGCCGAGATCGCGAAATGGGCGAAGGTCGTGCAGTCCAACGGCATCCGCATCGAGTGA
- a CDS encoding long-chain fatty acid--CoA ligase, whose translation MATLTALRLDEIRRGRPAHPALVLPGRSIGYAELIDRVHAAAGRLARAGCRPTAPVGVSVDDDLDNLVTSLALLWLGVPQIALPAADPLPLRRELANRLSMTHVVADDDRQALAGIPMIRVERDAEAAGAPAIAGEPDSEALAIYATSSGTTGKAKLFGYSQRAFARRAESIAVAQGYAIDERIMVAMPVATHTGKFARLVAIWHGATAVLATGGPGAPVSSLFELCHELQVTYLQLTVLQARSLMVAATDGRRLPPYTRVFLGAARMPPGFPRQFRDVAGAPVFDRYGTTEGSLIATTWPAGDRGIDDAVGVPAPGVEVEIVDASGEPVPRGEPGEIRIRSAAMASGYLDDPDATASHYRGGWFHPGDLGSMTEDGVLRFFGRIDDMMVLNGINIFPVEIERALEAHPAVAAAASFPIASPIYGDVPAVAVELREGVSTDERSLVRYARSRLGQRAPRRVFVVTRLPRNAAGKVVKRELVRMLAPGAGERGPA comes from the coding sequence ATGGCAACGCTGACCGCGCTCCGCCTCGACGAAATCCGCCGGGGGCGTCCCGCGCACCCGGCGCTGGTCCTGCCCGGCCGATCGATCGGCTACGCCGAGCTGATCGATCGCGTGCATGCAGCCGCCGGTCGACTTGCACGCGCCGGATGCAGGCCGACGGCACCGGTCGGCGTATCGGTGGACGATGATCTCGACAATCTGGTGACGAGTCTCGCGCTGCTGTGGCTCGGCGTTCCGCAGATCGCGCTGCCGGCCGCGGACCCGCTCCCGTTGCGGCGCGAGCTCGCGAACCGGCTGTCGATGACCCACGTCGTCGCCGACGACGACCGGCAGGCGCTCGCCGGCATTCCGATGATCCGCGTCGAACGCGATGCCGAGGCGGCCGGAGCGCCGGCCATCGCCGGCGAGCCGGACAGCGAAGCGCTCGCGATCTATGCGACCAGTTCCGGGACCACCGGCAAAGCCAAGCTCTTCGGCTACAGCCAGCGCGCATTCGCCCGTCGTGCCGAGTCGATCGCCGTTGCGCAGGGTTACGCGATCGACGAGCGGATCATGGTCGCGATGCCGGTCGCGACCCACACCGGGAAGTTCGCGCGCCTGGTCGCGATCTGGCACGGAGCCACCGCGGTCCTGGCGACCGGCGGTCCGGGCGCGCCGGTCTCGAGCCTCTTCGAGTTGTGCCACGAACTGCAGGTCACCTACCTGCAGTTGACCGTGCTGCAGGCGCGCAGCCTCATGGTCGCGGCGACCGATGGGCGTCGCCTGCCGCCGTACACGCGCGTGTTCCTCGGCGCGGCTCGCATGCCCCCCGGATTTCCGCGACAGTTTCGCGACGTGGCCGGCGCGCCGGTATTCGATCGCTACGGAACCACCGAAGGAAGCCTGATCGCCACGACGTGGCCTGCGGGCGATCGAGGCATCGACGATGCCGTGGGCGTGCCGGCCCCGGGCGTCGAGGTCGAGATCGTCGATGCGTCGGGCGAACCGGTCCCGCGCGGCGAGCCCGGCGAGATCCGGATTCGATCGGCCGCGATGGCGAGCGGATACCTCGACGATCCCGACGCCACGGCCTCGCACTATCGCGGCGGGTGGTTCCACCCGGGCGACCTGGGGTCGATGACCGAGGATGGCGTGCTGCGCTTCTTCGGCCGCATCGACGACATGATGGTGCTGAACGGCATCAACATCTTTCCGGTGGAGATCGAGCGCGCACTCGAAGCGCATCCGGCTGTCGCCGCCGCCGCGTCCTTCCCGATCGCTTCGCCCATCTACGGAGACGTTCCGGCGGTGGCGGTCGAACTGCGCGAAGGCGTCTCCACCGACGAGCGTTCCCTCGTTCGATACGCCCGGTCCCGTCTCGGACAGCGCGCGCCGCGGCGCGTCTTCGTGGTCACCCGCCTGCCGCGCAACGCCGCCGGCAAGGTCGTCAAGCGCGAGCTGGTGCGGATGCTGGCCCCGGGAGCCGGTGAGCGCGGTCCGGCCTGA
- a CDS encoding group II truncated hemoglobin, which produces MGNDDPAAAKSASPYERLGGDAGVRDLVDAFYDRMDLEPSFAGIRALHHATLDGSRDKLYWFLSGWLGGPQLYVERFGHPRLRARHLPFRITSAERDAWLACMRMALDDVEAPADLVGPLMEAFRGTADWMRNRPD; this is translated from the coding sequence ATGGGCAACGACGATCCTGCTGCCGCGAAGTCCGCCTCGCCCTACGAACGGCTGGGCGGCGACGCGGGCGTGCGCGACCTCGTCGACGCGTTCTACGACCGGATGGACCTGGAGCCGTCGTTCGCGGGCATCCGCGCGCTGCACCACGCGACGCTCGACGGCTCGCGCGACAAGCTCTACTGGTTCCTGTCCGGCTGGCTCGGCGGCCCGCAGCTCTACGTCGAGCGGTTCGGCCATCCGCGGCTGCGCGCCCGGCACCTGCCGTTTCGAATCACGAGCGCCGAGCGCGACGCCTGGCTCGCGTGCATGCGCATGGCGCTCGACGACGTCGAGGCTCCCGCCGATCTCGTGGGCCCGTTGATGGAGGCGTTCCGGGGCACGGCGGACTGGATGCGCAATCGGCCGGACTGA
- a CDS encoding FtsX-like permease family protein: MRDRLAPAKLLRLALRMLARDWRAGELTVLAAALALAVGSMGTVGFFADRVKTALTAQAGLLLGADALISSDRPLPPSFEAAARARGLDTMPAVRFNSMVQKPGVDTAPVLANVKAVTDGYPLRGAILLVDGAHPDGVRATHSPPRGEAWPDQRLAQRLGLSAGDRLVVGEATLVVGPTIQQEPEVATGILSSGPRLLIHHDDLAATNLLQPGNRATWRLMVAEPPGRGTLADFTRVASAELKPGQRIESVRDVQPEVRQTLDRAEQFLGLAALVAVILAAVAVALTSSRYLRRHLDTAAMLRCLGASERRTLALFITQFVALGLAASAVGVVLALGGQALLASVLASLAQVELPSSPAFRPGALAFATGILLLFGFALPPLTALASVPPLRVLRRDLPRPRPSALVAYGLGAAVIGLLLAAQAQDAQTGAIVVGGVVALIVVAALAAWLLIVALKRLPQRGITWRFGLANLRRRPLASSLQVGALALGLMALLLLTVVRGELMRSWRASLPPDAPNHFVINVLPEQVDGVRAAMREVGGPTTDLYPMVRGRLVAVNGAPLDTRQYDSPRARRLAEREFNLSSSDELPSTNRIVAGTFWGKGAKADAGISMEDGIADNLRLKLGDELTFDIAGSAVSGRITSLRKVDWDSFRPNFFTLFPPGALDDMPTSYIGAVRVPEGPRAGAWVSALLQQFPNVLAIDVGDVIRQVQSIMEQVSRAVEFVFLFTLAGGLLVLQAAIAATQDERRFDAAILRTIGASSTQLSAAQVAEFLVLGALAGILAAAGATAIGWVLADRVFSVPYSPGVGVWLYGVLGGAIVVALAGWLGTRNTARQPPLAVIRQLG; the protein is encoded by the coding sequence TTGCGCGACCGCCTCGCACCGGCCAAGCTCCTGCGTCTCGCGCTGCGCATGCTCGCGCGCGACTGGCGCGCCGGCGAACTCACGGTCCTCGCCGCGGCGCTCGCGCTCGCCGTCGGCAGCATGGGAACGGTCGGATTCTTCGCCGACCGCGTGAAGACGGCGCTGACCGCACAGGCGGGGCTGCTGCTCGGCGCGGACGCGCTGATTTCGTCGGACCGTCCGCTGCCGCCGTCGTTCGAAGCCGCCGCGCGGGCGCGCGGTCTCGACACGATGCCCGCGGTCCGGTTCAACAGCATGGTGCAGAAGCCGGGTGTCGACACGGCGCCGGTGCTCGCGAACGTGAAGGCGGTGACCGACGGCTACCCGCTGCGCGGGGCGATCCTGCTCGTCGACGGCGCGCACCCGGACGGCGTGCGCGCGACGCACTCGCCGCCGCGCGGCGAAGCCTGGCCCGACCAGCGGCTCGCGCAGCGGCTCGGCCTCAGTGCTGGCGACCGGCTCGTGGTCGGAGAGGCGACGCTCGTCGTCGGACCGACGATCCAGCAGGAGCCGGAAGTGGCGACCGGGATCCTGTCGTCCGGGCCGCGACTGCTGATCCACCACGACGACCTCGCCGCGACGAATCTGCTGCAGCCGGGCAACCGCGCCACCTGGCGTCTGATGGTCGCCGAGCCTCCCGGCCGCGGCACGCTCGCCGATTTCACGCGCGTCGCGTCGGCCGAACTCAAGCCCGGCCAGCGGATCGAGAGCGTGCGCGACGTGCAGCCGGAGGTGCGGCAGACGCTCGACCGGGCGGAGCAGTTCCTCGGGCTCGCGGCACTCGTCGCGGTGATCCTCGCGGCCGTCGCGGTGGCGCTGACCTCGTCGCGCTACCTGCGCCGGCATCTCGACACCGCGGCGATGCTGCGCTGCCTCGGGGCATCGGAGCGGCGCACGCTCGCGCTGTTCATCACGCAGTTCGTGGCGCTCGGGCTCGCCGCCAGCGCGGTCGGCGTGGTGCTCGCCCTCGGCGGGCAGGCGCTGCTCGCCAGCGTCCTCGCGTCGCTCGCGCAGGTGGAGTTGCCTTCGTCCCCGGCGTTTCGTCCGGGCGCGCTCGCCTTCGCGACGGGCATCCTGCTCCTCTTCGGCTTCGCACTGCCGCCGCTCACCGCGCTCGCGAGCGTCCCGCCGCTGCGCGTCCTGCGGCGCGACCTGCCGCGTCCGAGGCCGTCTGCGCTCGTCGCGTACGGCCTCGGTGCGGCGGTGATCGGCCTCCTGCTCGCCGCGCAGGCCCAGGATGCGCAGACCGGCGCGATCGTCGTCGGCGGCGTCGTGGCGCTGATCGTCGTCGCCGCCCTCGCGGCGTGGCTCCTGATCGTGGCGCTGAAGCGGCTGCCGCAGCGCGGCATCACCTGGCGCTTCGGTCTCGCGAACCTGCGGCGGCGTCCGCTCGCGTCGAGCCTGCAGGTCGGCGCGCTCGCTCTCGGACTGATGGCGCTCCTGCTCCTGACCGTGGTGCGCGGCGAACTGATGCGGAGCTGGCGCGCGAGCCTGCCGCCCGACGCGCCCAACCACTTCGTGATCAACGTGCTGCCCGAGCAGGTCGACGGCGTGCGCGCCGCGATGCGCGAAGTCGGCGGCCCGACGACCGACCTCTACCCGATGGTGCGCGGGCGCCTCGTCGCGGTGAACGGCGCGCCGCTCGACACGCGTCAGTACGACAGCCCGCGCGCCCGGCGGCTCGCCGAACGCGAGTTCAACCTGTCGTCGTCCGACGAGTTGCCCTCGACCAACCGCATCGTCGCGGGAACGTTCTGGGGGAAGGGCGCGAAGGCGGACGCGGGGATCTCGATGGAGGACGGCATCGCGGACAACCTGCGGCTGAAGCTCGGCGACGAGCTGACCTTCGACATCGCCGGTTCCGCGGTGTCCGGGCGCATCACCAGCCTGCGCAAGGTGGACTGGGACAGTTTCCGCCCCAACTTCTTCACGCTGTTCCCGCCCGGCGCGCTCGACGACATGCCGACTTCGTACATCGGTGCGGTGCGCGTGCCCGAGGGGCCGCGGGCCGGCGCGTGGGTGTCCGCCCTGCTGCAGCAGTTCCCGAACGTGCTCGCCATCGACGTGGGTGACGTGATCCGCCAGGTGCAGTCGATCATGGAGCAGGTGTCGCGCGCGGTCGAGTTCGTGTTCCTGTTCACGCTCGCCGGCGGCCTCCTCGTGCTGCAGGCCGCGATCGCCGCGACCCAGGACGAGCGCCGCTTCGACGCCGCGATCCTGCGCACGATCGGGGCGTCGTCGACGCAGCTCTCGGCGGCGCAGGTCGCGGAATTCCTCGTGCTGGGCGCGCTCGCCGGCATCCTCGCCGCCGCCGGCGCGACCGCGATCGGATGGGTGCTCGCCGACCGGGTGTTCTCCGTTCCCTACTCGCCCGGCGTGGGCGTGTGGCTCTACGGGGTCCTCGGCGGCGCGATCGTCGTGGCCCTCGCCGGCTGGCTCGGCACGCGCAACACCGCGCGCCAGCCGCCGCTCGCGGTGATCCGGCAGCTCGGCTGA
- a CDS encoding ATP-binding cassette domain-containing protein → MTPTVPLLRAERLTKTVSSGEAPLTILDDVSFDIDQGASVAIVGASGSGKTTLLGLLAGLDRPTGGEVWVAGQALSGLTEDARAAMRQRLVGFVFQSFQLLPALTALENVMLPLELAGDAGAVTKARGWLDRVGLGRRTTHYPKQLSGGEQQRVAIARAFAGDPKLLMADEPTGNLDGATGGEIAELMFRLNHEHGTTLVLVTHDSTLASRCSRRLSLASGRLVGDERLH, encoded by the coding sequence ATGACCCCGACCGTCCCGCTGCTTCGCGCCGAGCGCCTGACCAAGACCGTCTCGAGCGGCGAGGCGCCGCTCACCATCCTCGACGACGTGTCGTTCGACATCGATCAGGGCGCCTCGGTGGCGATCGTCGGAGCGTCCGGATCGGGCAAGACGACGCTGCTCGGACTCCTCGCCGGCCTCGACCGTCCGACCGGAGGCGAGGTGTGGGTCGCGGGCCAGGCGCTCTCCGGCCTGACCGAGGACGCCCGCGCCGCGATGCGGCAGCGGCTCGTCGGGTTCGTGTTCCAGTCGTTCCAGTTGCTGCCGGCGCTGACCGCGCTCGAGAACGTGATGCTGCCGCTCGAACTCGCCGGCGATGCCGGCGCGGTCACGAAGGCGCGGGGCTGGCTCGACCGCGTCGGCCTCGGCAGGCGCACGACGCACTATCCGAAGCAGCTCTCGGGCGGCGAGCAGCAGCGGGTCGCGATCGCTCGGGCGTTCGCCGGCGATCCGAAGCTCCTGATGGCCGACGAGCCGACCGGCAACCTCGACGGCGCGACCGGCGGCGAGATCGCCGAACTCATGTTCCGGCTCAACCACGAGCACGGCACCACGCTCGTGCTCGTCACCCACGATTCGACGCTTGCATCACGGTGCTCGCGCCGCCTCTCGCTCGCGTCCGGCCGGCTCGTCGGCGACGAGCGCCTGCACTGA